A single region of the Streptomyces sp. AM 4-1-1 genome encodes:
- a CDS encoding DUF5324 family protein, with translation MTRIDSVRAATDSAKDSVQHAAEVVAPYADTAKDQAAHYAHEARTRLAPKVSKAAQQARVQYDAHLAPRIELARTHVPPKVDKAAQRAAVRTRRAARSAADYTVPRVEHAMAVAQPMAEEATARSAAALAALRGQVTAKEIQKLVRKHERRARTGRVVKGFAVVGLLAGGAYAAWKWWDKQANPDWLVEPPAPTEVDDRSPLSSVDGSDETSLDPEVRAKQDEVEADGTTGAGGVDGTGPDDRR, from the coding sequence GTGACCCGCATCGACAGCGTGCGCGCCGCAACCGACTCGGCGAAGGACAGCGTGCAGCACGCCGCGGAAGTGGTGGCACCCTACGCCGACACGGCCAAGGACCAGGCCGCCCACTACGCGCACGAGGCCCGCACGCGGCTCGCGCCAAAGGTGTCGAAGGCCGCGCAACAGGCCCGCGTTCAGTACGACGCGCATCTCGCACCCCGGATCGAACTGGCCCGTACCCACGTCCCCCCGAAGGTGGACAAGGCCGCGCAACGCGCCGCGGTGCGCACCCGACGGGCCGCCCGGAGCGCGGCGGACTACACCGTCCCGCGCGTCGAGCACGCGATGGCCGTGGCACAGCCCATGGCCGAGGAGGCCACCGCTCGCAGCGCCGCCGCACTCGCGGCACTGCGCGGACAGGTGACGGCGAAGGAGATCCAGAAGCTGGTCAGGAAGCACGAACGGCGGGCCAGGACCGGACGAGTGGTCAAGGGATTCGCCGTGGTGGGCCTCCTGGCCGGTGGCGCTTACGCCGCCTGGAAGTGGTGGGACAAGCAGGCCAACCCCGACTGGCTGGTCGAACCCCCCGCGCCGACGGAGGTCGACGACCGCTCTCCGCTGTCGTCGGTCGACGGCAGTGACGAAACGTCGCTCGACCCCGAGGTCCGCGCCAAGCAGGACGAGGTGGAAGCGGACGGAACCACCGGAGCGGGCGGGGTGGACGGCACCGGCCCGGACGACCGCCGCTGA
- a CDS encoding transaldolase family protein, protein MRGTVKRLINEGVAVWLDGIGRGRPAGSGLQRLIADHGVTGARFDPAAVWDPYDLQDACDALRPAHLRTARRDGLVSVPLGPWPAGDARQLLTQARALRHEVRRPNLLVQIPATTEALPVLTDCLAEGIGVDATLIFSTQRYGQVVEAFMRGLERAAGAGHDLGVLASTASFPLVPLDAEVDAWLEKAGTDESKALRGRAAVATARLVHQAHEELFSSARWGRLAAAGASTQRLLWLPGGPVVATGDPVRRVEELVTRGTATALTEVTLRAVAERGVVAGDRVLRHYADAARTLDYLGWFGVSSTEVAGRLEEAGLNALVASQVDRAVAELGDRDNAPSARKHT, encoded by the coding sequence ATGCGCGGCACGGTGAAACGCCTGATCAACGAGGGCGTCGCGGTCTGGCTCGACGGGATCGGCCGGGGACGGCCGGCCGGCTCCGGGCTCCAGCGGCTGATCGCCGACCACGGAGTGACCGGCGCCCGCTTCGATCCGGCGGCGGTCTGGGACCCGTACGACCTCCAGGACGCCTGCGACGCGCTGCGCCCCGCCCATCTGCGCACCGCCCGCCGCGACGGTCTGGTCTCGGTCCCGCTGGGACCCTGGCCGGCCGGTGACGCACGGCAGTTGCTGACGCAGGCGCGGGCCCTGCGGCACGAGGTACGGCGTCCGAACCTGCTGGTCCAGATCCCCGCGACCACCGAGGCGCTGCCCGTGCTCACCGACTGTCTGGCCGAGGGCATCGGTGTGGACGCGACGCTGATCTTCTCGACGCAGCGGTACGGGCAGGTGGTGGAGGCGTTCATGAGGGGTCTCGAACGGGCCGCCGGGGCGGGGCACGACCTGGGCGTCCTCGCCTCCACGGCGTCGTTCCCGCTCGTGCCCCTGGACGCGGAGGTCGACGCGTGGCTGGAGAAGGCGGGCACCGACGAGTCCAAGGCGTTGCGCGGGCGGGCCGCGGTCGCCACCGCCCGGCTGGTCCACCAGGCGCACGAGGAGTTGTTCAGCTCGGCCCGCTGGGGCCGCCTCGCCGCGGCCGGCGCGTCCACCCAGCGATTGCTGTGGCTGCCCGGTGGGCCGGTCGTGGCCACCGGGGACCCGGTCCGCCGGGTCGAGGAACTGGTCACGCGGGGCACGGCCACCGCGCTGACCGAGGTCACCCTGCGAGCGGTGGCGGAGCGGGGAGTGGTCGCCGGGGACCGGGTGCTGCGCCACTACGCGGACGCCGCCCGGACCCTGGACTACCTCGGCTGGTTCGGCGTCTCCTCCACGGAGGTGGCCGGACGCCTGGAGGAGGCCGGGCTGAACGCCCTGGTCGCCTCCCAGGTGGACCGCGCGGTCGCCGAACTGGGTGACCGGGACAACGCCCCGAGCGCCCGGAAGCACACCTGA
- a CDS encoding peptidylprolyl isomerase encodes MAEQLYATLRTNQGDIEIRLLPNHAPKTVKNFVELAQGEREWTNPKTGEKSKARLYDGTVFHRVISGFMIQGGDPLGNGTGGPGYEFADEFHPDLGFDQPYLLAMANAGPGTNGSQFFITVSPTAWLTRKHTIFGEVVGDRSKKVVDTIAGTQTNPRTDRPVQDVVIESVVVETR; translated from the coding sequence GTGGCCGAGCAGCTTTACGCCACCTTGAGGACCAACCAAGGCGACATCGAGATCCGGCTCCTGCCGAACCACGCGCCCAAGACGGTCAAGAACTTCGTCGAACTGGCCCAGGGCGAGCGCGAGTGGACGAACCCGAAGACCGGCGAGAAGTCCAAGGCCAGGCTGTACGACGGCACGGTCTTCCACCGGGTCATCAGCGGTTTCATGATCCAGGGCGGCGATCCGCTCGGCAACGGCACGGGCGGCCCCGGCTACGAGTTCGCCGACGAGTTCCACCCCGATCTCGGCTTCGACCAGCCCTATCTGCTGGCCATGGCCAACGCCGGTCCGGGCACCAACGGCTCGCAGTTCTTCATCACCGTGTCACCCACCGCCTGGCTGACCCGCAAGCACACCATCTTCGGCGAGGTCGTGGGCGACAGGAGCAAGAAGGTCGTCGACACCATCGCCGGCACGCAGACCAACCCCCGTACCGACCGCCCGGTGCAGGACGTGGTGATCGAGTCGGTCGTCGTCGAGACCCGCTGA